The DNA sequence GTCACCGAAATTGCTAGACTGGATAACACTTGTGAACAAAACCTTACCACTTATAAAACTAACATATGCAGCTCGAGGCTCTCCTACAAAATTCGATAATATTTGGGCCTTATGGTTAGATGCCAACCCAACACTTGAGCTTCCAGAGGTCCCCCCTGCCTAGATATTCCCGGTAAAAGTGTAAAGACCATTAATCAGGGATACAAACTGttttgctctctttttttttactgtataagtATTGTGATTGCTCTGTCAGAAGATATTTTTGTAAAGTCTATGCTGAACTGTATATAGACTGTGATTGTCTTGTTTGTatgtcatttaaaaacaaaataaaaacccttttaaaaaaagaaaaggaattgaaaaaaagtctttatttctggaaactgaaaaaaagtgtttggaaggtgaacaacccctttaactaaaggtCTCCTTCATTCTCTCAAGCTGAATTTGACAGGCCCTTTCCCGAAAACACCTAACAGATGCATGTCTAATTATACATTCGGTATTAGACTTACTAAACGATCCCACAGTCACTGATTTTCCTCAGCATGTAGCAGATTTCTAAAAGCTATAGTGACCACAAGTATAACACTGAATGTgttgttttctttccctttagGTACTGTTTTGAAGGCAAATTTCTGAGGATGATAATGCATGATAAGTAAttcaactttccagtatacatttaattaattcaattgttttaaatttaaatgcaaCTGCTGTTGAAAGTAGTATCTGTCAGGTTGTTAATGCAGCTCCAGCCCAGTCAACCTACAAACATAATCGTTCATGTATCTTATTTTTTTCCTCCGCATGCATTTCTACACAGGCAGAAAATACAGCTCAACCATGGAGACTCCAATAACTGTATTTGTTTTCCCCAGAGATAATTGGTAATTGGCAATAATTGGACAAGCTTTCTAAATCTACTGCAGTTTTTCCACTCCTTTAACAAGAATAGAATAGAAATTCcctatagccaatcacaacccttatgtGGCGCCACCCAGGAATGATTTcctgcatgtgttgctccccaactctctttacatttgaatgtgtctcatggttaagggtaagtccacactgagcgttttgggagatttggtcgcctgatcgttttcggacgacttcggaaatgaatcgccgcgtgtgattagtgccagcgttttttcattttagtcagggaaggcgttctgggagattgtttgccgcaaaaacgaggcgattagtcgccaggcgaccaaatcgccccaaaacgccctgtgtggcctgaccctaaaataAGTTAGGAATCTCTGCAGTTTtctgggctggtgcatttttttctaaaagtaaCATTTGCTCTTGGGAGAAAAGTTACCAATtggttcaccatctaaaagcaacTACATTTACTGGAGGGTGCAAACATATTGGGATCCCCAGTGAATTAGTGTTTATagatatattttctgtttaagtAGTATGTTTAAGTAGTATGGTAAAAAATTATATTGCTAATAGTGCTCTCTACACTACAGGGAACAGCCTGCTATATCTACTGCCCAGTTGTTAGAATTTCTCAGACTTGTTTCAGTAGTGCCAATGCCATCATATTTGTCATCCAGTGCCATTAACTCCCATTTTACCAGGCAAGCTTCTTGCAttagtaaatatacatttattgctgGTGTCAGTTTTTACgggtatattgtgtatatttaaacGTTAAACTTTTTTCAAGGTGCACATTCCTCAAGGACCAGCAGACATCCAAAGAAATTACCAATTATCTCTGgggaaaacaaatacaggtattggagtCTCCATGGTTAGAGCTGTATTTTCTGCCTGTGTAGAAATGTATGCGGAGGAAAAGGTGATGCAAGCCAATCCACTTGTTTTTACAAGTGCAGTCACAGACATAGCATCAGCCTATAAGaaaacacagagcagattttagGGCAGAAAGCCATAATAGCCTTATTATATAGCAGTAAATCAAAAcagtaaaggaaggagaactcccGCAAactctctgcaaaactttttttttgtggttacacaacatgtttcgggtcgctaccctttatcaagtgtaccatatattatatactattctTATATATCAgttgttgtttttaaagaaacaacaacacttcagaaaaaatatttgaaggcCAAAAGGGCTTTTGCACAAGAGGCATTTTTATCACCATACGGGCCACTCCTGCCAGTAAGTAACCAGTGTCAGGACTTCTTTTAgcgtgtttgtgtatgtgtgcctTGTCACATGTATACAATCTTGAAGAAGCCATTGCAAGGACCATTTATTTGTAAAGGGAAACTGCACCTCTGCACTAGTGCTGTGGCCTAACTCACACAGATGCAAAAATAAGGCAAGTGTGAGTGGCAGCAGCCCTTGACCAACAGAGGCAGTAGTACATTACACTAGTAATGTAATCCACATTATTTCTATAATCTAACTTCAAAGGGGTTGGATGAGGAGGTTAGAGGGTAATAACAAACATTGAAACATTATTAATCAGGCAGTATGCTTTTCAATTCCCCTCAGTCATCTCATCCCCTATTGATATATTGTgaataattattcaaaatctgCATGCAAAAAAATCAAGGAAGGAAGTCCGTTCATAAAAGCTATCAAAAGATGCATAAGATAAAATCTCAGAACTCACCTTTGCATGTGTGTGGTCCTTTTGGTATATGGACTGAGCAACAGATCTCACTTAATTCCCTGCTTTGCAAGAGCCACACACTAATTATTATAAACTGAATtctgtaaatgtattaaaagtgcagaaataaaatatttttattgtttccttACCACTGAGTTTATTAAAAAGGGTAGTGGAAATGAGAAGTTGTATAGatattataatgaaatatgaGTGTAAGAAAATGTGGCATTACAACCCTTTCCAAATTGGCAGTATAAAAGCTAAAAACTATTTTGCTGTTaaactctgtttgtttttttattttaaaaatctcgCTTATGGTAAatgacaattatatatttttttcttcgtCCCAGAGAAAGGAAATATTTCTATGAAACTGTACATGAGATTAATATTTATGAACATATTCTTACCGGCATGCAGCTGTGAATCCCAGGATGCTTTCCTCCTCTGCAGCATACTAACAAGGCTAACTATTGTTCTGCATTCTGATTCCATAGATTCCAAGCAGGAGATGGAAAAAGTGCCATTGATTTTCTTAACTACAGCTCTTTCTTATCCTGTGCTAACAATATAACAGTGCTGACAACAATCAACTGCATGCTAGCTATCTTGGAATGCCTATGCAGAATAGACTGGACAATCACAGAAACCATGACTTTAAATATATGAAGGTAAACAACACTAAATCAAGGTTTTACTTTTGGTGTGCACCATAAGAGATGTTTAAAACTCACTAGAAATGTGAGGTGGATATTCACACCGCTTTTAAAATTTAAACAATATATCCATTGTATCCAGAGTATTTTAAAGATGGCAGAAAAGGCAAAACGGTACAAAAATGCATAATCTTATTTTAAGACACCAATAACTTTATGAAAAGCTATGGGATCTACACCCTCTCTGTTTCTCAACAGCTAATTAACATTGCTGAAGGCAGGCTGTAGACATTAAACAGCAAAAGACAGATTAGTGTTGAGTGAGGGAAGCTGTTGAGCAAAAAAAGCCTGGGAAATACCCCAGGTCAAGTATGAGCATAGGATTTGTGGCATGCCCAGAAGCTATTAAGCTACTGTCGCAAGGTGGCTAAAATCAGCCCCTACATGGCCATTAGCCTCCTCTTCTGCCCGCACCCGGAACTGCTTGACTCCAGTGCAGGCACACACTGCTGATTTTGGTGAAGAAACGCAAGAGTTTGTATTTTTGTGCTTTTACTTTGGCCTTCTGTGTTTGAGATAATTGTGCTACTGAAAATGGTTTTCGAAAAATCTGTTTTTAGCACACTGTAAGAGGttctttataaaatgaaaacaggTTCCTAGCTCCATCTGGAGTTGTGCCTTCTGTACTCAAAAGGCAAATTTTAAGTTAACAATGCCCAAACATACTTAACACCGTTTCTGCCGGACTACAAAGGTCAttatactttaacatattatcaatGGTTAAAGCATGTTGGGAGCTGAAGTCCAGCTGCATAAAGGTTGTATTTGTAAAGCACTATTGCTTTTTTTCTAACTCTCCAAGGCCAGCAGCTggattaaaatgtaaaagtataaTCCTCCAGTGCAAATCCTACCTAAtgtgtgtaaatctggctctttGTTCTTTAAACCTGCAACTGGAGCTGGAAGAAGCTGGGGGTGGGTTTACTCCCCCTTTAAAGGTTATCACAGATCTCAGTTTTAAAAGACCGCAAGGTATAAATATACACatgcaaagttttattttgaggtgtatttttattataatagcaGTGAATTCTGGAATTTTTTCAAACAGTGGTACTGGTATATAAATATTGGTTTCAAGGAAGCATTCTGTTGAAAATTGAAGACAGGTTCCAATTAAGTTTTTTATACTGGTTAAGcagtgtgtaccatactctgcctgtatgtgccatactctgctgccatacgctctctgtgtgtgccatattctgcctctGTGTGTGcgacatactttgcctgctctgcCCTGACTCTGGGAGGTGAATCTGGTGGGAGTTTGTCCTGGGGGTTTCTTAGCACTTGGAAATACTAAGGTGtataatcatgtgctgggggttacTTTGCTacccacaggggaggatgaggcatgttaaatatgacaaatgtttttcacatatgagcgatggttgatttccctgcagtgagcaccaaccatttggtgttTTGCTGTGCAACCACAATGGTCTTCATATTTCTTGTGATGACATTGGTGTGGTTCAAAGTGAGTATGGTTTTTAAAAAGGGTGTGGTCAAGATTGGCTTCCACCACTCAGGCCAGAAAtattctggccctctgtaccagagAAGTTTGAAAGCACTGCATTAGTTGAACAAAAGTAACTCTAATACTTAGTTACACCCTCTGTTCTAGTTCAATATATGTGCATAGTAAATacagatggggagatttgtcggccACTTGTAAGGGCAGTGACCGACGGAGAGATTTTGGGAGATGGGTCGCCCGCAACTTTTAAACAGCTACGCTGCACTACTGCTGCTGACAGATCTATCAGAAATTAGTTCCTACTGGCAATAAAGTAAATAGCTGATGGCAGTGCTTCGTgtgttttcccaccagcaatttcaattattgccGGTAGGAAAACATTTTGGGGAAATTTGTTGCCCGAAGGAACACAGATTTAAATGGAATGACAAATCTACCCGTCTGACAGTacccttaagttggccatacactgaacaGATATGCTTGTTTGGAGAGGTTGTTggcatttgataaatacatgttaatgataacTATGAATTACATGTGACCCACTGTATtctactgagcttatctgttatttgccaCGTAAACACGTGCCAACATGTGTTGTTACAGGATGTTAAAAGTTATCACAACCCCTTTGGCAATCAGTAGCTAGTATTAGCCTTTAGGATCAGGAAAGAGAATAAACAGCTTACAGAAGCAGAGTACTGATAAGATAAGTTACTCTACAATAGCTGAtatttcctcttgaggcaacttcaagcaATTTTGGGAGATtgaagcgacacatgggttttaccaccagtcactttcgttttccgaagccgcctcacaaggaaacttcaggcaactttagAAAACGAAGCAACActtatgccatcccgccagcaaaaCACATTGTtgccgatgggaaggcattttggggagatttgtcgcccacagtAACGAAGAtttaatctccccgtgtgccaccacacttaaggctagggccacacagggcaGAAAtccgcaggctgatttcagcacCTAACCAGTAGCCAAATCTTCTTCTCTGCTCTCGTCCGGAATCTTTGTGTTGCCTCTGGCGCAAACAGTCTTGGTGGATTTTGCTAGCAGTTGGGGGCTGAATCTAATCTGATTTCtgccctgtctggccctagccttagaaatacataagaaggtgaaacgttaaattttacacttcaatattggaaaaacagcACTTaattgcacttagcctggtctgagctagcgaaggcaagtctggcgaatgaggtaacattcagtaataaccacatcttagtgaatttgcagagttacgtcagtgtgcctggcgttagagtgcgaagcaatgctagcgtatctcctttgctagtgaagtgatgcctgcgcccattTGGAAATCGACAAAGTTCcgaatgacgtcacactggcgaattttcgctagcgttagtcatttcgccctttagggaacctgccccatagacttaaatTGTACTACTTTTAATGgtataatgcagtgatccccaaccagtagctcgtgagcaacatgttgctctccaaccccttggatgtttttctcagtggcctcaaagcaggggcttattttagaattccaggcttggaagcaagttttggttgtataaaaaccagatgtactgccaaacagagcctcaatgtatgttgaaAATCCAAATaggagctactaaatggccaatcacagcccatatttggcaccccaggaacatttttcatgcttgtgttgctccccaactcctttttacttctgaatgttgctcacgggttcaaaaggttggggatccctggtataatggtataaaacacaaaaaaaatcacagaaaacaaaatgctctTTAAATAAGAATGTCACTGCTTAGGCTGCTATACATGACTAGCATGCCAGTATTAACCACTGGAGTTCAGTACATTTAGGCCTAGCTAGCACTGGCTATGTCTCTCAGGGGGAAAGTATAAATGACTGGAAAAGAAAATGATTCATTAGCCCTTCTGACAGCAGCCATGGAGAGGCATGTTAATTATAAGGAGGAGGGACTGTTGCATGTAATGACTGTCGGCAACCTCAGCATCTTACCTGTTCTCTAGCAGGGTCATGCACACCACTTCCCTCACTCCTGGATTGTTGGCTTTGTCCAGGCTACAGTTTTGCAGATTCCAGGTTGCCACCCTAAGGACAGGCTTGCCCTCCCTCTCACCACCAAACAACTCCACAGGTGGGCGAGTTGAAATGAACTGGGTGGGCCCCCCAGGTGGAAAATCCAAGTCTTCACTGTGCAGGCTTATGGAGGTTGGGCTGGGGTGAGGCTTTGCCATAAAATGTAACCCTCCATTGGTATGTGCGGAAGAAGGACGCGATCTCTGGACATAAACCTGATGTCTGATTTTATCCAGAAAAGATGGACTAATAGAGTCAACCTTTACCAGATCCTCGATGCTCTTCAGTGGACCTTGCTGACTGCGGTACTGAACAATATCCTCCACCATCTCCTGGGTCAGCCCCCTGAGGTTCATGAGCTGGGAAGCAGAAGCAGTGTTCAAATTGAGCCTGGCAGCTGACAGATGCTGCCCATATTCTGTGTCCTTTCTCAAGGAATTGGGGGAGTGCTGGGATGAACCCCCCTTACTGCTCACACAAATTTCAAACTTAACCTGCTCCAGCTTGGCAGCTCCCACCCCACTCACCAGTGCCAAGTCCTCTACTTTTTTGAAGCCACCAATATATTCCCTGTACTCCACTATATTCTGGGCCACCTGTCTTGTCACCCCCGGCAGAGTCATGAGCTCCTCCTCAGTGGCAGTGTTAATGTTCAGTCGCTCCTGACTCACCAGGATGTTGCTGAAGTTGCACGCTGCGCTGTATTTGCGGCTCTTTTGGCATAGATCTGAGGGATCCTTAGGGATGGACCGATGGCACCCAAGGTTGCCCCCCATTTTGCACTCTTTCCAAAAACAACTCAGCTAAGGCAATAAGAAATCTCCCTCTCGTAGACTATATAAACTGCGGCGATATCTTCTGCATCCAGTTCTGCAAGGCTGCCCGATGTGCTCTGAGGTTTAATTTGAGATGGATATACGTGAACACACACCATAATGCTTTTAACCCCCCTACCTTATCAGTGGGCCCACCCTTTCATCTCCAATCACCAGGAAGACTAGTGACAGATATCAGTTTAAATGAGGTACGAAGGATCCCAGTAGAATGACATCAACACCCTGAGCAGCTGACACTGTTCTGTTCACTCCCTACTGTGTCCCAAGTGAAGCCAGAGAACTAGACGTacatagcacacacacacacacactgcctgCTCGGGGTACGCCCCTTGCCTTCCATTGCCCCTCCCAATCGTTCTGTCAGTACTCAGTCCTGGCAGTGCTGTAAAGAATTAATATGCAGCTTGCATTCCAGCTAAGCACAAACAACTTGATGTGGGATGATGGGATGATGGGAGATGGAAGTTTTACAGTGCCTGTGAAGTCAAAACTTGAATTCTGATGCTTCTTCTGTAGTGCTTTCAACGTTATACTCCGCTCTCTAAGCTTCTATGTAGTTTCTCCCACCCTCATGTTAAACgttcatattcatatatagtaCATTGTGCTCGGTTAACATGCCCTTTGGTTATGAACAATATCAGTATTAACTCTCATATTTTCAAGCCCCTTGTACTTAGCTTGTATGTATGGCACCGAAGTGGTTAACAAAGGGTGCCCAGGACTGTGGGGAGTTGCTGGGAGGGGACTGACTACGTAGGGATTGGCTATGGGCACTAAAGCAAGGCTGGTATAAAATTTGTAGGCTTAGCAGCCTGTCTGGTCTCCCATAATGGAGACTGATCCCCTGGTTGCATAGGCATGATGGGAGAGGGTCAAGAGAGAAGGTatatccccccctcccccatgatACTGCAGCCAGTCAGGGTCAAAGTTCATCAAAGTAGGTTCTATCTCGCCCTTCCTGACCCTCCGAGCCCCAGTCCCCATGATCTAAGAAAAAAGCTGTGCCTGCAGTTCCAGCTACACAGAGCACAGCTAGGGCAGCAGCTGATGATGTCACAGAGGAGGCAGGTCCTTCATCAGCTCATTCAGTCTACCCCTCTGCTACAGCTGATGGTAGATCCCGACTAAACAGAAGCCCAGAGCAGCTGCTCCCTCCCTTTGCTCATTAACCCCTGCTCCTTCCACAAGCACCACAGCAGCTCACCCCTCCCTCTTAGTCTTCAGGCAGACCTTCTGCCCCTGCAGCTGACACCAATGAATGCTCCTCTGGTAGTGATCACACCCCAGATCACAGTCCTGACTGGAACCTTCCACTATGacagagctagggttgccacctttgccaaaGGCTAAACCCgaacagggggaggggcagtgatgttggggtgggcatgatgacatcaggggAAGGAACAATGATGTCAGTGGTGTAATGACGCCAGGGTGGGGTtagtgcatcacttagatgcaaattgctcgatttctgttcagttttctgaaTGTTTTGGGATCCattttatcaagaaagctctaaaatacagaaatgctaattttaaaaaacaattgcttatttttgatcgattggacattttttttctgtaataagacaTTAACTGTACTTGATAATAACAGCCATGATAAGTTGAGTTGCGTATtgttgtatttaaatgttttttattggccagattattgttcgggtttcataaagacaaaaaccaaacagaaagttgagacctcAACAGACCTTAGGAAAACCAAACTGttagggtcaaaaccaaacatgTTGCAACCCTACACAAAGCCCCCCACCACTCTCATCAACCCCATGATTCAGCAGGGCCGAATATGCAGtgcaggcacccctaggctgcGCAGTCCTACCGCCTTGCCGCAGcccggtcctagcgcccgccgtGCGCACACCTCTCCGTGTCACCATTGCTCCTCAGCAAGCAGCttggtggcatgccgcccctatgaTTCTGCcaccttaggcccgggcctttatgGCCTCGCCACAACTCCGGGCCTGTGATTTAGTGCTAGCCAGCTCCACTCTTCAGGCAGGAGGGCACGCACTGGTGGTAGCAGATCTCCATCCTAGTATCGCACAGGTGTACTAGCCACTATGCTACTAGGAAATCTAGGGGTAGAGCTGCATCCACCCATAAGAGCACCAGCCACAA is a window from the Xenopus laevis strain J_2021 chromosome 6L, Xenopus_laevis_v10.1, whole genome shotgun sequence genome containing:
- the eepd1.L gene encoding endonuclease/exonuclease/phosphatase family domain-containing protein 1, producing MGGNLGCHRSIPKDPSDLCQKSRKYSAACNFSNILVSQERLNINTATEEELMTLPGVTRQVAQNIVEYREYIGGFKKVEDLALVSGVGAAKLEQVKFEICVSSKGGSSQHSPNSLRKDTEYGQHLSAARLNLNTASASQLMNLRGLTQEMVEDIVQYRSQQGPLKSIEDLVKVDSISPSFLDKIRHQVYVQRSRPSSAHTNGGLHFMAKPHPSPTSISLHSEDLDFPPGGPTQFISTRPPVELFGGEREGKPVLRVATWNLQNCSLDKANNPGVREVVCMTLLENSIKLLAVQELSDKDALEKLCTELNQPSLPNIRKWKGMRGSWKCIISEKSLCGPSEKEEYFGFLWDVSAGIELKNVNLSENMQTNGNGKHMYLQPYIAHFKVGTCDLTLVNIHLSPPTVETVKHQNDTYKSAVFGQALQETLKNERDVIILGCFSLPADSSEFDVLRKEKFHCLLPLNTFTNISTKNPQGNKSLDNIWISKSLKKIFTGYSLVVREGLTNPWIPDNWSWGGVASEHCPVLAEFYMDRDCNKKEMATKANGMTVERNDTKHER